A window from Solanum stenotomum isolate F172 chromosome 5, ASM1918654v1, whole genome shotgun sequence encodes these proteins:
- the LOC125864376 gene encoding uncharacterized protein LOC125864376: MGDKKKAGALFVRLVSTSGTGFFYVKKKTKTLITNQTKLEFRKFDPRVNCHVLFKEEKMK; encoded by the coding sequence ATGGGTGACAAGAAGAAGGCTGGGGCTCTATTCGTGAGGCTTGTTTCAACTTCTGGAACTGGATTTTTCTATGTGAAGAAGAAGACTAAAACACTTATAACAAATCAGACAAAGCTTGAATTTAGAAAGTTTGATCCTCGTGTGAATTGTCATGTTTTGTTCAAGGAAGAAAAGATGAAGTGA